Proteins encoded by one window of Arabidopsis thaliana chromosome 2, partial sequence:
- the SDR5 gene encoding NAD(P)-binding Rossmann-fold superfamily protein (NAD(P)-binding Rossmann-fold superfamily protein; FUNCTIONS IN: oxidoreductase activity, binding, catalytic activity; INVOLVED IN: oxidation reduction, metabolic process; LOCATED IN: cellular_component unknown; EXPRESSED IN: 6 plant structures; EXPRESSED DURING: 4 anthesis, LP.10 ten leaves visible, petal differentiation and expansion stage, LP.08 eight leaves visible, LP.12 twelve leaves visible; CONTAINS InterPro DOMAIN/s: NAD(P)-binding domain (InterPro:IPR016040), Glucose/ribitol dehydrogenase (InterPro:IPR002347), Short-chain dehydrogenase/reductase SDR (InterPro:IPR002198); BEST Arabidopsis thaliana protein match is: NAD(P)-binding Rossmann-fold superfamily protein (TAIR:AT2G47130.1); Has 112960 Blast hits to 112749 proteins in 3532 species: Archae - 956; Bacteria - 74077; Metazoa - 4904; Fungi - 6164; Plants - 2566; Viruses - 5; Other Eukaryotes - 24288 (source: NCBI BLink).): protein MSGKRLDGKIVIITGGASGIGAESVRLFTEHGARVVIVDVQDELGQNVAVSIGEDKASYYHCDVTNETEVENAVKFTVEKYGKLDVLFSNAGVIEPFVSILDLNLNELDRTIAINLRGTAAFIKHAARAMVEKGIRGSIVCTTSVAAEIAGTAPHGYTTSKHGLLGLIKSASGGLGKYGIRVNGVAPFGVATPLVCNGFKMEPNVVEQNTSASANLKGIVLKARHVAEAALFLASDESAYVSGQNLAVDGGYSVVKP, encoded by the exons ATGTCTGGAAAAAG attgGATGGCAAAATCGTAATTATTACTGGCGGAGCAAGCGGGATTGGGGCTGAGTCCGTTCGATTATTTACCGAACACGGCGCTCGAGTCGTGATCGTTGATGTACAGGATGAGCTCGGTCAAAACGTTGCAGTTTCGATCGGTGAAGACAAAGCGAGTTACTATCATTGCGATGTCACGAACGAGACGGAAGTTGAAAACGCCGTTAAGTTCACCGTCGAAAAATATGGGAAGCTTGACGTTCTGTTTAGTAACGCCGGCGTAATAGAGCCGTTTGTGAGCATCCTCGACTTAAACCTCAACGAGTTAGACCGAACGATCGCCATTAACCTCCGCGGCACAGCCGCATTCATCAAGCATGCTGCACGTGCCATGGTGGAGAAAGGCATCCGCGGCTCCATCGTTTGCACCACTAGCGTCGCGGCTGAGATCGCTGGCACGGCACCACACGG GTACACGACGTCGAAGCATGGGCTGTTGGGTTTGATCAAATCGGCTTCTGGTGGATTAGGAAAATATGGTATAAGAGTAAACGGCGTTGCTCCATTTGGTGTCGCAACACCGTTAGTTTGTAATGGTTTCAAGATGGAACCAAACGTGGTGGAGCAGAACACGTCAGCTTCGGCGAATCTAAAGGGCATTGTATTGAAAGCTCGTCACGTGGCAGAAGCTGCTCTGTTTTTAGCGTCCGATGAGTCGGCTTACGTTAGCGGACAGAACCTGGCTGTTGACGGTGGTTACTCGGTGGTGAAGCCGTAG
- the SDR3 gene encoding NAD(P)-binding Rossmann-fold superfamily protein (NAD(P)-binding Rossmann-fold superfamily protein; FUNCTIONS IN: oxidoreductase activity, binding, catalytic activity; INVOLVED IN: oxidation reduction, metabolic process; LOCATED IN: cellular_component unknown; EXPRESSED IN: 18 plant structures; EXPRESSED DURING: 11 growth stages; CONTAINS InterPro DOMAIN/s: NAD(P)-binding domain (InterPro:IPR016040), Glucose/ribitol dehydrogenase (InterPro:IPR002347), Short-chain dehydrogenase/reductase SDR (InterPro:IPR002198); BEST Arabidopsis thaliana protein match is: NAD(P)-binding Rossmann-fold superfamily protein (TAIR:AT3G29260.1); Has 122340 Blast hits to 122121 proteins in 3572 species: Archae - 980; Bacteria - 79164; Metazoa - 5393; Fungi - 6725; Plants - 2704; Viruses - 5; Other Eukaryotes - 27369 (source: NCBI BLink).), with translation MSGLRLDGKIAIITGGASGIGAEAVRLFTDHGAKVVIVDFQEELGQNVAVSVGKDKASFYRCDVTNEKEVENAVKFTVEKYGKLDVLFSNAGVMEQPGSFLDLNLEQFDRTMAVNVRGAAAFIKHAARAMVEKGTRGSIVCTTSVASEIGGPGPHAYTASKHALLGLVKSACGGLGKYGIRVNGVAPYAVATAINSRDEETVRMVEEYSAATGILKGVVLKARHVAEAALFLASDDSAYVSGQNLAVDGGYSVVKPI, from the exons ATGTCGGGACTCAG ATTGGATGGCAAAATCGCAATAATAACAGGCGGAGCTAGCGGGATTGGAGCCGAAGCGGTTAGGCTGTTCACGGACCACGGAGCTAAGGTGGTCATCGTTGACTTTCAAGAAGAACTTGGTCAAAACGTTGCCGTTTCTGTCGGGAAAGACAAAGCAAGTTTTTACCGTTGCGATGTTACAAACGAAAAGGAGGTAGAAAACGCCGTTAAGTTCACCGTCGAAAAGTACGGGAAGCTTGACGTTCTCTTTAGTAACGCCGGCGTTATGGAACAGCCGGGAAGCTTTCTCGACTTGAATCTGGAACAGTTTGACCGAACCATGGCGGTCAACGTTCGTGGTGCGGCTGCGTTTATCAAACACGCTGCACGAGCCATGGTGGAGAAAGGCACGCGTGGGTCAATCGTATGTACGACCAGCGTCGCGTCGGAGATCGGTGGTCCAGGACCTCACGCGTACACGGCGTCTAAGCACGCTCTTCTCGGGCTGGTTAAATCGGCTTGTGGCGGGCTAGGGAAGTACGGGATTAGAGTCAACGGCGTTGCACCATACGCGGTGGCGACGGCGATAAATAGCCGTGACGAGGAAACGGTGAGGATGGTGGAGGAATATAGCGCAGCCACGGGGATTCTCAAAGGTGTGGTGCTTAAGGCTCGCCATGTGGCAGAGGCGGCTTTGTTTCTGGCTTCGGATGATTCGGCTTACGTTAGCGGTCAGAATCTGGCTGTTGACGGGGGTTATAGCGTCGTTAAGCCCATTTGA
- the BOR1 gene encoding HCO3- transporter family (REQUIRES HIGH BORON 1 (BOR1); CONTAINS InterPro DOMAIN/s: Bicarbonate transporter, eukaryotic (InterPro:IPR003020), Bicarbonate transporter, C-terminal (InterPro:IPR011531); BEST Arabidopsis thaliana protein match is: HCO3- transporter family (TAIR:AT3G62270.1); Has 2647 Blast hits to 1412 proteins in 196 species: Archae - 0; Bacteria - 8; Metazoa - 1975; Fungi - 323; Plants - 233; Viruses - 2; Other Eukaryotes - 106 (source: NCBI BLink).), whose product MEETFVPFEGIKNDLKGRLMCYKQDWTGGFKAGFRILAPTTYIFFASAIPVISFGEQLERSTDGVLTAVQTLASTAICGMIHSIIGGQPLLILGVAEPTVIMYTFMFNFAKARPELGRDLFLAWSGWVCVWTALMLFVLAICGACSIINRFTRVAGELFGLLIAMLFMQQAIKGLVDEFRIPERENQKLKEFLPSWRFANGMFALVLSFGLLLTGLRSRKARSWRYGTGWLRSLIADYGVPLMVLVWTGVSYIPAGDVPKGIPRRLFSPNPWSPGAYGNWTVVKEMLDVPIVYIIGAFIPASMIAVLYYFDHSVASQLAQQKEFNLRKPSSYHYDLLLLGFLTLMCGLLGVPPSNGVIPQSPMHTKSLATLKYQLLRNRLVATARRSIKTNASLGQLYDNMQEAYHHMQTPLVYQQPQGLKELKESTIQATTFTGNLNAPVDETLFDIEKEIDDLLPVEVKEQRVSNLLQSTMVGGCVAAMPILKMIPTSVLWGYFAFMAIESLPGNQFWERILLLFTAPSRRFKVLEDYHATFVETVPFKTIAMFTLFQTTYLLICFGLTWIPIAGVMFPLMIMFLIPVRQYLLPRFFKGAHLQDLDAAEYEEAPALPFNLAAETEIGSTTSYPGDLEILDEVMTRSRGEFRHTSSPKVTSSSSTPVNNRSLSQVFSPRVSGIRLGQMSPRVVGNSPKPASCGRSPLNQSSSN is encoded by the exons ATGGAAGAGACTTTTGTGCCGTTTGAAGGAATCAAGAATGATCTTAAAGGAAGATTGATGTGCTATAAGCAAGATTGGACTGGTGGATTCAAAGCTGGATTTAG GATTCTGGCTCCCACCACTTACATATTTTTCGCTTCTGCGATTCCTGTCATCTCATTTGGTGAACAACTCGAAAGAAGCACCG ATGGAGTTCTCACGGCTGTTCAAACCTTAGCATCTACAGCCATTTGCGGTATGATACATTCGATTATCGGAGGTCAGCCACTGCTTATTCTCGGTGTTGCAGAGCCTACTGTGATTATGTACACATTCATGTTTAACTTTGCAAAGGCCAGACCTGAATTGGGACGAGACCTGTTCTTGGCGTGGTCTGGatg GGTTTGTGTTTGGACTGCTTTGATGCTGTTTGTGTTGGCAATATGTGGAGCTTGTTCTATCATCAATAGGTTTACTCGAGTAGCTGGAGAATTGTTTGGACTGCTTATTGCTATGCTTTTCATGCAGCAAGCCATCAAA GGGCTAGTTGATGAATTCCGCATTCCTGAACGAGAAAATCAGAAGCTGAAGGAGTTCTTACCTTCCTGGAGGTTTGCTAATGGGATGTTTGCTCTGGTTCTCTCCTTTGGCCTTCTTCTGACTGGACTTAGAAGCAGAAAAGCCAGATCATGGCGGTACGGAACTG GCTGGCTCAGAAGCTTAATAGCTGACTATGGTGTACCACTCATGGTGCTCGTGTGGACCGGTGTCTCCTACATTCCAGCAGGAGATGTTCCAAAAGGAATTCCTCGGCGACTTTTTAGCCCAAATCCTTGGTCTCCTGGTGCTTATGGGAACTGGACCGTAGTAAAG GAGATGCTTGATGTTCCAATCGTCTACATAATTGGAGCTTTCATTCCAGCATCAATGATTGCTGTGCTTTACTACTTCGACCATAGTGTAGCTTCACAGCTCGCGCAGCAGAAAGAATTCAATTTGAGAAAACCGTCTTCTTACCACTATGACTTGCTTCTTCTTGGGTTTCTG ACATTAATGTGTGGTCTACTTGGAGTCCCTCCATCAAACGGTGTCATTCCTCAATCTCCAATGCATACCAAGAGCTTAGCAACTCTTAAATACCAG TTGCTTCGTAACAGACTGGTCGCAACAGCACGAAGAAGTATCAAAACAAATGCGAGTTTGGGTCAACTCTATGACAATATGCAAGAAGCTTACCATCACATGCAGACACCATTAGTATACCAGCAACcccaa GGTCTAAAAGAGCTCAAGGAATCGACAATCCAAGCTACTACATTCACCGGAAACCTCAATGCTCCAGTTGATGAAACTCTGTTCGacatagagaaagaaatagatgATTTACTACCAGTTGAAGTCAAAGAACAACGGGTAAGCAACTTGCTTCAGTCTACAATGGTAGGAGGATGCGTTGCAGCTATGCCTATCCTTAAAATGATCCCAACATCAGTCCTTTGGGGCTATTTTGCCTTCATGGCCATCGAAAGCTTACCCGGAAACCAATTCTGGGAAAGAATCTTACTTCTGTTCACCGCCCCAAGTCGCCGCTTCAA GGTTCTTGAAGATTACCACGCGACATTCGTGGAAACCGTTCCATTCAAGACGATTGCAATGTTTACTCTTTTCCAAACGACTTATCTCTTGATCTGCTTTGGTCTCACATGGATACCAATCGCAGGAGTCATGTTCCCTTTAATGATCATGTTCTTAATCCCCGTACGACAATATCTCCTCCCTAGATTCTTCAAAGGAGCTCATCTTCAGGACTTAGATGCAGCAGAGTATGAAGAAGCTCCAGCTTTACCCTTCAATCTCGCAGCG GAAACGGAGATTGGATCCACAACATCGTATCCGGGAGATTTGGAGATTCTTGATGAGGTTATGACCCGAAGCAGAGGAGAGTTTAGACACACGAGTAGTCCTAAGGTGACAAGTTCAAGTTCGACTCCAGTCAATAATCGGAGTTTGTCACAAGTGTTTAGTCCAAGAGTGAGTGGAATCAGGTTGGGTCAGATGAGTCCTCGAGTCGTCGGGAATAGTCCAAAGCCGGCGAGTTGTGGGAGGAGTCCCTTGAACCAGTCGTCATCGAACTGA
- a CDS encoding NAD(P)-binding Rossmann-fold superfamily protein (NAD(P)-binding Rossmann-fold superfamily protein; FUNCTIONS IN: oxidoreductase activity, binding, catalytic activity; INVOLVED IN: oxidation reduction, metabolic process; LOCATED IN: cellular_component unknown; CONTAINS InterPro DOMAIN/s: NAD(P)-binding domain (InterPro:IPR016040), Glucose/ribitol dehydrogenase (InterPro:IPR002347), Short-chain dehydrogenase/reductase SDR (InterPro:IPR002198); BEST Arabidopsis thaliana protein match is: NAD(P)-binding Rossmann-fold superfamily protein (TAIR:AT2G47130.1); Has 18921 Blast hits to 18911 proteins in 2224 species: Archae - 209; Bacteria - 14819; Metazoa - 517; Fungi - 741; Plants - 683; Viruses - 0; Other Eukaryotes - 1952 (source: NCBI BLink).) → MDGKIVIITGGASGTGAESARLFTDHGAQVVVVDLQEEQGKTSPFQSAKTEQVFTVVMLQTRRNQPGVLETPGSILDLNLERFHRTMAVNVRGAAVSIKHAARAMVEKGTRGSIVCTTSVTSEIVVRDLMNTRRRSMGSHDEETAKQTEEYCEARGIFKGVVLKARHVAEAALFLASDDSVYISGQNLAVDGGFCVVKPI, encoded by the exons ATGGATGGCAAAATCGTGATTATAACAGGGGGAGCCAGTGGGACAGGAGCCGAATCCGCTAGGTTGTTCACTGACCACGGAGCTCAAGTGGTTGTAGTTGACTTACAAGAAGAGCAAGGCAAAACGTCGCCGTTTCAATCGGCAAAGACAGAGCAAGTTTTTACCGTTGTGATGTTACAAACGAGACGGAA CCAACCCGGCGTCTTGGAAACACCGGGAAGCATCCTTGATTTGAATCTTGAACGGTTTCACCGAACAATGGCTGTCAACGTTCGTGGAGCGGCTGTGTCTATCAAACACGCCGCACGAGCCATGGTGGAGAAAGGCACACGTGGCTCCATCGTTTGTACGACCAGTGTTACGTCGGAGATCGTGGTCAGGGACCTCATGAATACACGGCGTCGAAGCATGGGCTC TCACGACGAGGAGACGGCGAAGCAGACGGAGGAGTATTGCGAAGCCAGAGGGATTTTTAAAGGTGTTGTGTTAAAGGCTCGACACGTGGCAGAAGCTGCTCTGTTTCTCGCTTCGGATGATTCGGTTTATATCAGTGGTCAGAATTTAGCAGTGGACGGTGGTTTTTGCGTCGTTAAGCCTAtttga
- a CDS encoding NAD(P)-binding Rossmann-fold superfamily protein (NAD(P)-binding Rossmann-fold superfamily protein; FUNCTIONS IN: oxidoreductase activity, binding, catalytic activity; INVOLVED IN: oxidation reduction, metabolic process; LOCATED IN: cellular_component unknown; EXPRESSED IN: male gametophyte, flower; EXPRESSED DURING: L mature pollen stage, M germinated pollen stage, 4 anthesis; CONTAINS InterPro DOMAIN/s: NAD(P)-binding domain (InterPro:IPR016040), Glucose/ribitol dehydrogenase (InterPro:IPR002347), Short-chain dehydrogenase/reductase SDR (InterPro:IPR002198); BEST Arabidopsis thaliana protein match is: NAD(P)-binding Rossmann-fold superfamily protein (TAIR:AT2G47130.1); Has 118001 Blast hits to 117785 proteins in 3546 species: Archae - 987; Bacteria - 76777; Metazoa - 5079; Fungi - 6314; Plants - 2561; Viruses - 4; Other Eukaryotes - 26279 (source: NCBI BLink).): MSGLRLEGKIVIITGGASGIGADAARLFTDHGAKVVIVDVQEELGQNVAVLIGKDKASFYRCDVTNETEVEDAVKFTVEKHGKLDVLFSNAGVLEPLESFLDFDLERFDRIMAVNVRGAAAFIKHAARAMVEKGTRGSIVCTTSVSAEIGGGHHGYTASKHGLVGLIRSACGDLGKYGIRVNGVAPYAVATPMTSHDEVTGKQLEDYFDAKGILKGMVLKASHVAQVALFLASDDSAYISGQNLAVDGGYTVVKPSRD, translated from the exons ATGTCGGGACTCAG ATTGGAAGGCAAGATCGTAATTATAACAGGCGGAGCCAGCGGGATTGGAGCCGACGCCGCTAGGCTGTTCACGGACCACGGAGCTAAGGTGGTTATAGTTGACGTACAAGAAGAACTAGGCCAAAACGTCGCAGTTTTGATCGGGAAAGACAAAGCTAGTTTTTACCGTTGCGATGTGACAAATGAGACGGAAGTCGAGGACGCAGTTAAGTTCACCGTCGAAAAACACGGAAAGCTAGACGTTCTGTTTAGCAACGCCGGAGTCTTGGAACCACTGGAAAGCTTCCTCGACTTTGACCTCGAACGGTTTGACCGCATAATGGCTGTTAACGTTCGCGGTGCAGCTGCGTTTATCAAACACGCGGCACGAGCCATGGTGGAGAAAGGCACGCGTGGCTCCATCGTTTGTACGACGAGCGTCTCGGCGGAGATCGGTGGGGGGCATCATGGTTACACGGCGTCTAAACACGGGCTTGTCGGCCTGATTAGATCGGCCTGTGGTGATTTGGGGAAGTATGGGATTAGAGTCAATGGAGTCGCACCGTACGCGGTGGCAACGCCAATGACTAGCCACGACGAGGTAACGGGAAAGCAGTTGGAGGATTATTTTGACGCCAAGGGAATTCTCAAGGGGATGGTGCTTAAAGCTAGCCACGTTGCACAAGTGGCTCTGTTCTTGGCTTCTGATGATTCGGCTTATATAAGTGGTCAGAATTTGGCGGTGGATGGTGGTTATACTGTCGTTAAGCCAAGCCGTGATTAA
- the BOR1 gene encoding HCO3- transporter family (REQUIRES HIGH BORON 1 (BOR1); CONTAINS InterPro DOMAIN/s: Bicarbonate transporter, eukaryotic (InterPro:IPR003020), Bicarbonate transporter, C-terminal (InterPro:IPR011531); BEST Arabidopsis thaliana protein match is: HCO3- transporter family (TAIR:AT3G62270.1); Has 2632 Blast hits to 1400 proteins in 192 species: Archae - 0; Bacteria - 6; Metazoa - 1971; Fungi - 316; Plants - 233; Viruses - 2; Other Eukaryotes - 104 (source: NCBI BLink).) has translation MEETFVPFEGIKNDLKGRLMCYKQDWTGGFKAGFRILAPTTYIFFASAIPVISFGEQLERSTGNSAKSFYLALFQLRNLKLDSEIFADGVLTAVQTLASTAICGMIHSIIGGQPLLILGVAEPTVIMYTFMFNFAKARPELGRDLFLAWSGWVCVWTALMLFVLAICGACSIINRFTRVAGELFGLLIAMLFMQQAIKGLVDEFRIPERENQKLKEFLPSWRFANGMFALVLSFGLLLTGLRSRKARSWRYGTGWLRSLIADYGVPLMVLVWTGVSYIPAGDVPKGIPRRLFSPNPWSPGAYGNWTVVKEMLDVPIVYIIGAFIPASMIAVLYYFDHSVASQLAQQKEFNLRKPSSYHYDLLLLGFLTLMCGLLGVPPSNGVIPQSPMHTKSLATLKYQLLRNRLVATARRSIKTNASLGQLYDNMQEAYHHMQTPLVYQQPQGLKELKESTIQATTFTGNLNAPVDETLFDIEKEIDDLLPVEVKEQRVSNLLQSTMVGGCVAAMPILKMIPTSVLWGYFAFMAIESLPGNQFWERILLLFTAPSRRFKVLEDYHATFVETVPFKTIAMFTLFQTTYLLICFGLTWIPIAGVMFPLMIMFLIPVRQYLLPRFFKGAHLQDLDAAEYEEAPALPFNLAAETEIGSTTSYPGDLEILDEVMTRSRGEFRHTSSPKVTSSSSTPVNNRSLSQVFSPRVSGIRLGQMSPRVVGNSPKPASCGRSPLNQSSSN, from the exons ATGGAAGAGACTTTTGTGCCGTTTGAAGGAATCAAGAATGATCTTAAAGGAAGATTGATGTGCTATAAGCAAGATTGGACTGGTGGATTCAAAGCTGGATTTAG GATTCTGGCTCCCACCACTTACATATTTTTCGCTTCTGCGATTCCTGTCATCTCATTTGGTGAACAACTCGAAAGAAGCACCGGTAATTCTGCAAAAAGTTTCTACCTTGCACTTTTTCAGCTTAGGAATTTGAAATTGGATTCTGAAATTTTTGCAGATGGAGTTCTCACGGCTGTTCAAACCTTAGCATCTACAGCCATTTGCGGTATGATACATTCGATTATCGGAGGTCAGCCACTGCTTATTCTCGGTGTTGCAGAGCCTACTGTGATTATGTACACATTCATGTTTAACTTTGCAAAGGCCAGACCTGAATTGGGACGAGACCTGTTCTTGGCGTGGTCTGGatg GGTTTGTGTTTGGACTGCTTTGATGCTGTTTGTGTTGGCAATATGTGGAGCTTGTTCTATCATCAATAGGTTTACTCGAGTAGCTGGAGAATTGTTTGGACTGCTTATTGCTATGCTTTTCATGCAGCAAGCCATCAAA GGGCTAGTTGATGAATTCCGCATTCCTGAACGAGAAAATCAGAAGCTGAAGGAGTTCTTACCTTCCTGGAGGTTTGCTAATGGGATGTTTGCTCTGGTTCTCTCCTTTGGCCTTCTTCTGACTGGACTTAGAAGCAGAAAAGCCAGATCATGGCGGTACGGAACTG GCTGGCTCAGAAGCTTAATAGCTGACTATGGTGTACCACTCATGGTGCTCGTGTGGACCGGTGTCTCCTACATTCCAGCAGGAGATGTTCCAAAAGGAATTCCTCGGCGACTTTTTAGCCCAAATCCTTGGTCTCCTGGTGCTTATGGGAACTGGACCGTAGTAAAG GAGATGCTTGATGTTCCAATCGTCTACATAATTGGAGCTTTCATTCCAGCATCAATGATTGCTGTGCTTTACTACTTCGACCATAGTGTAGCTTCACAGCTCGCGCAGCAGAAAGAATTCAATTTGAGAAAACCGTCTTCTTACCACTATGACTTGCTTCTTCTTGGGTTTCTG ACATTAATGTGTGGTCTACTTGGAGTCCCTCCATCAAACGGTGTCATTCCTCAATCTCCAATGCATACCAAGAGCTTAGCAACTCTTAAATACCAG TTGCTTCGTAACAGACTGGTCGCAACAGCACGAAGAAGTATCAAAACAAATGCGAGTTTGGGTCAACTCTATGACAATATGCAAGAAGCTTACCATCACATGCAGACACCATTAGTATACCAGCAACcccaa GGTCTAAAAGAGCTCAAGGAATCGACAATCCAAGCTACTACATTCACCGGAAACCTCAATGCTCCAGTTGATGAAACTCTGTTCGacatagagaaagaaatagatgATTTACTACCAGTTGAAGTCAAAGAACAACGGGTAAGCAACTTGCTTCAGTCTACAATGGTAGGAGGATGCGTTGCAGCTATGCCTATCCTTAAAATGATCCCAACATCAGTCCTTTGGGGCTATTTTGCCTTCATGGCCATCGAAAGCTTACCCGGAAACCAATTCTGGGAAAGAATCTTACTTCTGTTCACCGCCCCAAGTCGCCGCTTCAA GGTTCTTGAAGATTACCACGCGACATTCGTGGAAACCGTTCCATTCAAGACGATTGCAATGTTTACTCTTTTCCAAACGACTTATCTCTTGATCTGCTTTGGTCTCACATGGATACCAATCGCAGGAGTCATGTTCCCTTTAATGATCATGTTCTTAATCCCCGTACGACAATATCTCCTCCCTAGATTCTTCAAAGGAGCTCATCTTCAGGACTTAGATGCAGCAGAGTATGAAGAAGCTCCAGCTTTACCCTTCAATCTCGCAGCG GAAACGGAGATTGGATCCACAACATCGTATCCGGGAGATTTGGAGATTCTTGATGAGGTTATGACCCGAAGCAGAGGAGAGTTTAGACACACGAGTAGTCCTAAGGTGACAAGTTCAAGTTCGACTCCAGTCAATAATCGGAGTTTGTCACAAGTGTTTAGTCCAAGAGTGAGTGGAATCAGGTTGGGTCAGATGAGTCCTCGAGTCGTCGGGAATAGTCCAAAGCCGGCGAGTTGTGGGAGGAGTCCCTTGAACCAGTCGTCATCGAACTGA